The proteins below are encoded in one region of Metallibacterium scheffleri:
- a CDS encoding lysozyme inhibitor LprI family protein, translating into MSSQKRRVRWSLLAIAAFLVYPVSAAGVDCSRTHDPVARTICANPKISALDSQLSVAYAAALVRDSSHANDLKLDEINWLGERNQEMWELLASQREFPLLPNGLEATLAKFYQLRIAFLHDIDNAAVTRGMPIAQRVLHAAATLPARATDPLKALEAAGLVVLPEEAQSASSPERAIATLAAPPDAALQAALDRFRPYPGTVVYLPSVGLGGAFYIEGTAYCQYWVVFEKQGNATVPVSGPAGGLLGGCIRDGGSTGYLALIHGHPVALDVTNDTSFPNITDFQWQRWLGGSTWGPARRIRFRYDYSLKSSSENFCSKTSPACTLIEGVALGTAQRYMRDALALANPAGETGAQKARFRQLLQLAPHRKEWGYCWYPLWFPTRLKGKLTIGGITQSHIGCHPVSSLDVAFWGTRNHGTQWWHADSTIDVDRGKLLLAALMPPFNRPNSP; encoded by the coding sequence ATGAGTTCTCAAAAACGACGCGTCCGTTGGAGCTTGTTGGCAATTGCCGCGTTTCTGGTGTATCCAGTCTCCGCGGCTGGCGTCGACTGCAGTCGGACGCACGATCCCGTTGCGCGAACGATCTGCGCGAATCCAAAGATTTCGGCATTGGACTCGCAACTCTCAGTGGCTTACGCAGCCGCCCTGGTGAGGGACTCGTCGCATGCAAACGACTTGAAGCTGGACGAGATCAACTGGCTCGGCGAGCGCAATCAGGAAATGTGGGAGCTGCTTGCGAGCCAGCGTGAATTTCCATTACTCCCGAACGGTCTTGAAGCGACACTCGCAAAATTCTACCAGTTGCGCATTGCGTTCTTGCACGACATCGACAACGCTGCTGTCACGCGCGGCATGCCCATAGCCCAGAGGGTGCTCCACGCTGCCGCAACCTTGCCGGCACGCGCAACCGACCCGCTCAAAGCATTGGAAGCGGCCGGCCTCGTAGTCCTGCCAGAGGAGGCGCAGTCCGCATCGAGCCCGGAACGGGCTATCGCTACGCTTGCGGCACCACCGGATGCGGCGTTGCAAGCCGCGCTGGACCGTTTCCGTCCATATCCAGGTACGGTCGTCTATCTTCCTTCGGTGGGACTCGGTGGCGCGTTCTATATTGAGGGTACTGCCTACTGTCAGTACTGGGTGGTATTCGAAAAGCAGGGCAACGCGACGGTTCCCGTAAGTGGCCCCGCTGGCGGCCTCTTGGGGGGCTGCATTCGCGACGGTGGTTCTACCGGATACCTGGCCCTGATCCACGGTCACCCAGTCGCACTCGACGTGACCAATGACACATCATTCCCAAACATCACGGATTTCCAATGGCAACGTTGGCTGGGCGGGAGCACGTGGGGGCCCGCCAGGCGCATACGCTTCCGGTACGACTACAGTCTGAAATCATCCAGCGAGAACTTCTGCTCCAAGACATCGCCGGCATGTACGTTAATCGAAGGCGTTGCACTGGGCACAGCGCAGCGTTACATGCGCGACGCGTTGGCGCTCGCAAATCCTGCCGGTGAAACCGGAGCCCAAAAAGCACGCTTCAGGCAACTGCTACAACTAGCACCGCATCGCAAAGAGTGGGGATACTGCTGGTATCCGTTGTGGTTCCCAACACGATTGAAAGGAAAGCTTACGATCGGCGGCATCACCCAATCGCACATTGGGTGTCACCCAGTAAGTTCCCTAGACGTCGCATTTTGGGGAACCCGAAACCATGGGACTCAGTGGTGGCATGCCGATAGCACCATTGATGTCGACCGTGGGAAATTGCTGCTCGCGGCTCTCATGCCGCCCTTCAATCGACCTAATTCGCCCTGA
- a CDS encoding pilin — MTRKRGFTLIELMIVVAIIGILAAIAIPAYQNYIIRAQTTEAFSLASFVKPKIVEYYRQFGHFPADNRAAGVPPAGSIIGIYVGAVNVDHGAINVRFRDKDINIALQGQVLSLRPLVVKGSPQSPMAWACGDAEAPSGMAPIGKNRTTLKLMYLPSSCRNP; from the coding sequence ATGACACGCAAACGCGGATTTACGCTTATTGAACTGATGATCGTCGTCGCCATCATCGGTATCCTCGCGGCCATCGCGATTCCGGCCTATCAGAACTACATCATTCGCGCGCAGACCACGGAAGCCTTTTCACTGGCGTCGTTTGTGAAGCCGAAAATCGTCGAATACTACCGTCAGTTCGGCCATTTCCCCGCAGACAACCGGGCGGCGGGCGTGCCACCGGCGGGATCCATCATTGGCATCTACGTCGGCGCGGTGAACGTTGATCACGGCGCCATCAACGTCAGGTTTCGCGACAAGGACATCAACATCGCCTTGCAGGGCCAGGTGTTGAGCCTGCGACCGCTGGTCGTCAAGGGCAGCCCGCAGAGCCCGATGGCATGGGCCTGCGGCGACGCCGAGGCACCCTCCGGGATGGCGCCAATCGGCAAGAACCGTACAACCCTCAAGCTGATGTACTTGCCCTCGAGCTGCCGCAATCCGTGA
- a CDS encoding alkaline phosphatase family protein: MKTRRLSFAALAALLISSCAALLPVVAQARAAAPVRHVFVIVLENEPYQVAFGAQSLAPYLAHTLPAEGALLTHYYATGHDSLDNYIALVSGQAPNPDTQHDCHKYVPVLPGTQGPHGQALGTGCVYPAWVPSLPDQLEAAHLTWKGYFQDMGKDPAREAATCGHVPLGAKDWTELATAKDQYAAKHNPFVYFARIVDNPARCDAHVVNLDRLQHDLASIATTPNYNFIIPDLCDDGHDAPCANGQPGGLISANAWLRKWVPIITAAPAFKKNGLLLITFDEGTTGKSCCGEQPQPGGPQPGKFGPGGGRIGAVAISPFIKPGTVSNVPYNHYGFLRTVEDFFGLSHLGYAAGAQVKPFGRDVFTAAPR; this comes from the coding sequence ATGAAGACTCGCCGCTTGTCCTTTGCCGCGCTCGCCGCGCTGCTGATTTCCTCGTGCGCCGCGCTGCTGCCGGTCGTCGCGCAAGCAAGGGCCGCGGCCCCGGTGCGCCATGTGTTCGTGATCGTGCTGGAGAACGAACCGTATCAAGTGGCGTTCGGCGCGCAGTCGCTGGCGCCCTATCTGGCGCACACCTTGCCCGCCGAGGGCGCCCTGTTGACGCACTACTACGCCACCGGCCACGACAGTCTGGACAATTACATCGCCCTGGTCAGCGGCCAGGCGCCCAATCCCGACACGCAACACGATTGCCACAAGTACGTGCCAGTGCTGCCGGGCACGCAGGGTCCGCACGGCCAGGCGCTGGGTACCGGTTGCGTGTATCCGGCGTGGGTGCCATCGCTGCCCGATCAACTCGAAGCCGCACACCTCACCTGGAAGGGTTATTTCCAGGACATGGGCAAGGATCCGGCGCGCGAGGCTGCCACCTGCGGGCACGTGCCGCTGGGCGCCAAGGACTGGACCGAGCTGGCCACCGCCAAGGACCAGTACGCCGCCAAGCACAATCCGTTCGTGTATTTCGCGCGCATCGTCGACAACCCGGCGCGCTGCGACGCGCACGTGGTCAATCTCGATCGGCTGCAACACGATCTGGCCAGCATCGCCACCACGCCCAACTACAACTTCATCATCCCCGACCTGTGCGACGACGGCCACGATGCGCCCTGCGCCAACGGCCAGCCGGGTGGCCTGATCTCGGCCAACGCCTGGTTGCGGAAGTGGGTGCCGATCATCACCGCCGCGCCCGCATTCAAGAAGAATGGCCTGCTGCTGATCACCTTCGATGAAGGCACCACCGGCAAATCGTGCTGCGGCGAGCAGCCCCAGCCCGGCGGCCCGCAACCCGGCAAGTTCGGTCCCGGCGGCGGCCGCATCGGCGCGGTGGCGATCTCGCCCTTCATCAAGCCGGGCACGGTCTCCAACGTGCCGTACAACCACTACGGATTCCTGCGCACGGTCGAGGATTTCTTCGGTCTGTCGCACCTGGGCTACGCCGCGGGCGCGCAGGTGAAACCCTTCGGCCGCGACGTATTCACCGCCGCGCCACGCTGA